The following are encoded together in the Oscarella lobularis chromosome 10, ooOscLobu1.1, whole genome shotgun sequence genome:
- the LOC136192200 gene encoding uncharacterized protein, producing the protein MSAAEKGTDGAGRGRGSGKDDNVDRGRGPGRGQGRRGRNRRGSGCGRRRRPENDFVMRSSGHGGSLEVVIAPWRFLRPSGGGEEMLAADLNVIRGGGRRKQMEPPKKENKEEEEEEKKKEEEEKKEEEKKEEEKKGEEEKNEEKKEEQEKKNDEGEKMEVEEKKEDKEEEKTEEEEMDEGKLLDRED; encoded by the exons ATGTCGGCAGCTGAAAAAGGAACGGACGGCGCCGGCCGTGGCCGCGGTAGCGGCaaagacgacaacgtcgaccGCGGTCGCGGCCCTGGCCGTGGCCAAGGTCGACGTGGTCGCAATCGCCGCGGAAGCGGTTGcggtcggcgtcgtcgccccGAGAA tgACTTCGTTATGCGATCCAGCGGCCATGGTGGATCACTCGAAGTAGTCATCGCACCATGGCGGTTCCTCCGCCCGAGCGGCGGAGGTGAAGAAATGCTGGCCGCCGACCTCAACGTCATTCGGGGCGGTGGCCGGCGCAAGCAAATGGAGCCACCGAAGAAGGAAAataaagaggaggaggaggaggaaaaaaagaaggaggaggaagagaagaaggaagaggaaaagaaagaggaagagaagaagggggaggaagagaagaacgaagagaagaaggaagagcaggagaaaaagaatgatGAAGGGGAAAAGATGGAagtggaggagaagaaagaggacaaggaggaagagaagacggaggaagaggagatgGACGAAGGGAAACTTTTAGATAGGGAGGACTAA
- the LOC136192202 gene encoding uncharacterized protein, translating into MQKKNLFAMMEKLGSPSCFFTLSAADLHWPEFFNLAAHYSPDKTAEELHAEYRDRNETLNSNPMLADWLFTKQATDYLHNIMANVYCFTDYWARIEYQHRGSAHMHGVGWIRDAPDCEEITRRIKDYPELQLGKDDKPNDERMKEILSEEGQEIVDFADWLVSTMNPSFDEEGKGEMPQTKKSNHPCHESWADISDHDADYKRLIATVERHAECKQTTCLKTNFIGESVCRFGFPKPLRKETTLEISPFGKPEQHTEAEITHKRNDPRVNSHNRFQLEGWRANVDMQVIVSPYAVGKYIAKYATKSEPQSATLKETFKMITETMSTADPARKAVSKLLMKTVGERDYSAQETCHLILGEKLVTSTRKFKTLFLENKREVYPAAKPGRTATLPTVIEEYT; encoded by the coding sequence atgcagaagaaaaatctttttgcCATGATGGAAAAGCTCGGTTCGCCAAGCTGCTTTTTTACTTTGAGCGCAGCTGATTTGCATTGGCCCGAgtttttcaatttggcaGCGCATTATAGTCCAGATAAAACGGCAGAAGAATTGCATGCAGAGTATAGAGACCGAAACGAAACTCTGAACAGCAATCCCATGCTAGCCGATTGGCTATTTACCAAACAAGCCACTGACTATTTGCATAATATTATGGCAAACGTCTACTGCTTTACAGACTATTGGGCTCGCATAGAATACCAGCATCGTGGCAGTGCTCACATGCATGGCGTCGGTTGGATTCGGGATGCTCCTGATTGCGAAGAGATAACTCGTCGCATAAAGGATTACCCCGAGCTTCAACTTGGGAAAGACGACAAACCAAACGATGAGAGAATGAAAGAGATCCTAAGCGAAGAAGGTCAAGAAATTGTCGACTTTGCTGATTGGCTTGTGTCGACGATGAATccttctttcgacgaagaaggcaaaggagaaatgccgcaaacaaagaaaagtaatCATCCATGCCATGAGAGCTGGGCAGACATTAGCGATCATGACGCTGATTACAAGCGTCTGATCGCCACTGTAGAGCGCCATGCAGAGTGCAAGCAAACAACTTGCCTTAAAACCAATTTCATTGGAGAGTCCGTGTGTCGTTTCGGGTTTCCAAAACCGCTgaggaaagaaacgacaCTGGAGATTTCTCCTTTCGGAAAGCCGGAACAACATACAGAGGCGGAAATAACACACAAGCGCAACGATCCTCGCGTAAACAGTCACAATCGCTTCCAGCTGGAAGGTTGGAGAGCAAATGTCGACATGCAAGTCATCGTCAGCCCATACGCTGTCGGTAAGTACATCGCAAAATACGCAACAAAAAGCGAGCCGCAATCAGCAACGCTGAAAGAAACGTTTAAGATGATTACAGAGACAATGTCAACGGCGGATCCGGCTCGAAAGGCCGTTTCCAAATTGCTAATGAAAACCGTTGGCGAGCGCGACTATTCAGCACAGGAAACTTGCCATCTAATTTTGGGCGAAAAGCTGGTGACATCTACACGCAAATTCAAAACGCTCTTTTTAGAGAATAAGCGTGAAGTTTATCCGGCTGCAAAGCCAGGGCGAACTGCAACGCTTCCAACAGTAATAGAAGAGTATACATGA